The Buteo buteo chromosome 23, bButBut1.hap1.1, whole genome shotgun sequence genome includes a window with the following:
- the LOC142044005 gene encoding LOW QUALITY PROTEIN: acidic mammalian chitinase-like (The sequence of the model RefSeq protein was modified relative to this genomic sequence to represent the inferred CDS: inserted 3 bases in 2 codons; substituted 1 base at 1 genomic stop codon): MAKLTLLTGLVLLLNAXMGTVSVLSCYFTSWAQYRPGLRSFXCLCTHLLYAYAGMSNNEITTYEWNDETLYKSFNSLKNQNQNPFDTAIGAPTSGPGPAGPYTKQAGVLAYYKVSANVLGSGATQAWDAPQDVPCAYKDNEWVGYDNIKSSNIKVWWDNNFGGAMXWALDLDDFTGTFCKEGKYPLITSLKKGLGLQKGKCVPPTQPSPQVTEAPCTTGGIGSGSWGSGVSDFCAGKANGIYVDPTNKSIFYNCINGKTFVQSCDDSLMFDTSCSCCNWP; the protein is encoded by the exons ATGGCCAAGCTCACTTTGCTTAC aggtctGGTCCTCCTCCTGAATGCCTAGATGG GCACTGTGTCTGTGCTGTCATGTTACTTCACCAGCTGGGCCCAGTATAGACCTGGCCTTAGAAGTTT ATGCCTGTGCACTCACCTGCTATATGCCTATGCTGGGATGTCCAACAATGAGATCACAACTTACGAATGGAATGATGAGACCCTTTACAAATCCTTCAACAGCCTGAAGAACCAGAAT CAAAACCCATTTGACACTGCTATTGGGGCACCAACATCAGGACCTGGGCCAGCTGGACCTTACACTAAGCAGGCTGGGGTTTTAGCTTACTACAAGGT ATCTGCAAATGTTCTGGGCTCTGGAGCCACCCAGGCTTGGGACGCCCCCCAGGATGTGCCCTGTGCCTACAAGGACAACGAATGGGTTGGCTATGACAACATCAAGAGCTCCAACATCAAGGTATGGTGGGAT AACAATTTTGGAGGTGCTA GTTGGGCCCTTGATCTGGATGACTTCACTGGCACTTTCTGCAAGGAAGGCAAATATCCCCTGATCACCAGTCTGAAGAAGGGTCTTGGTCTCCAAAAGGGCA AGTGTGTACCTCCAACTCAGCCCAGTCCTCAAGTCACTGAAGCTCCCTGTACTACAGGTGGAATTGGAAGTGGGAGCTGGGGCTCTGGTGTTAGTGACTTCTGTGCTGGCAAGGCCAATGGCATCTATGTAGATCCAACCAACAAGAGCATCTTCTACAACTGCATTAATGGCAAAACCTTTGTGCAGAGCTGTGATGACAGTCTCATGTTTGATaccagctgctcctgctgcaacTGGCCATGA
- the CIMAP3 gene encoding ciliary microtubule-associated protein 3, whose translation MAAEWEPRDVQKRISFGSCQERKMFPLHHAPDRLGIQLIAIRGDPLLGPGRYLSEERSSLRYSLENKPLSKKGYVIGARTAQRFIPEPQTVTPSPATYQSFWMKERKCQPAYAPFSIKTPRFPDKPSDKEFFPGPGTYKADKQLHKKITWPMKFGSPDWSLVPMPAKRMLKMEVQKLTIDREFRKHRDRVAYLSLYYS comes from the exons atggcAGCGGAGTGGGAGCCGAGAG ATGTGCAGAAGCGGATCTCATTTGGGTCATGTCAAGAGCGGAAAATGTTCCCTCTCCACCATGCCCCAGACAGGCTGGGAATCCAGCTGATAGCTATCAGGGGAGACCCTTTGCTCGGGCCAGGCCGTTACCTGAGTGAAGAG AGAAGCAGCCTCAGATactctttggaaaacaaaccaCTGAGCAAGAAAGGCTATGTGATAGGAGCAAGAACAGCCCAGCGTTTCATACCAGAGCCACAG ACTGTGACTCCCAGCCCAGCAACATACCAGTCATTCTggatgaaagagagaaaatgccagCCTGCCTATGCTCCATTTTCCATTAAGACACCACGATTTCCAGATAAGCCTTCAGATAAAGAATTTTTCCCTGG ACCTGGAACTTACAAAGCAGACAAGCaattacacaaaaaaatcacttggcCGATGAAGTTTGGCTCTCCAGACTGGTCTTTAGTGCCAATGCCAGCAAAGAGGATGCTAAAAATGGAGGTACAGAAG CTGACCATAGACAGAGAATTCAGGAAACACCGGGACCGAGTGGCCTACCTGAGTTTATACTACAGCTGA